The genomic window CGGAGTGTCATATTCTAGGCGTTACATTCCTATACAAGCGTTTCACTTTTCTTTTTAGTTTGCACAAAAAAGTTAAAATAAGGAGCCAATATTGTATTTTCCATGTAAAAAAAATAAAAAAATGCTCCACCTACGCACTGCTACATGAGTGCGTAAGGGAGCATTTTGTGCTTGTTATTATTACATCGTCCAAATTAATGGAGCCCAAAAAAGATTGTACAAATTATTTAATATAAAGTCAAGGTAGATTTATTTTTATAAATCATCCTCATCTTCTTCAAATTCTTCTGCTTCTTCTTCAGCAAGTTCATCTAGACTTAAATCTTCTTCTTCTTCATCTTCATCTTCATCTAAGTCAAAAACTTCATCTTCAACGATGTCCTCTTCAAAGTCATCATCATCTGCATCGTCGTCATCTGCATCATCATCGTCTTCGTCTTCAATAACTTCATCATCATCTTCATCATCGAAGTCGAGATCGTCTTCTTCAATTTCATCAAAATCGTCGACATCAACATCAACGTCATCAAACTCGTCCTCGTCTTCAACACGCTTTTTCTTTTTCTTCGGACGAATAGTTGGAGTTGTTTCTTCTTCGATTTGGTTATACGGATACCAAGAACGTAAGCCCCAACGATTGTCACCAATACTAATAAAACGACCGTCGATGTTAACATCTGTGTATAATTGAGCTACTTTAGAACGCACTTGGTCTTCTGTTAAGCCAGCCATTGCCGTAACCTCAGCAAGTAAATCATTGAAGCTTACTGCTTGACCTTTATCTTCTAGGACTAGGTAAATAAGCTCAACTAGGGATATTTCTTTCAACTGTTCTTCGGAGTATTGCTTTAAACTCATTCTGGCACTCCCTTTCGATATTCTCTATATCTCATTGTTATGTATGAGCATTTTAACTATAAATGTAGTGGTCTATAAAATACATACCATTCATTATAAACAAATTCAACTCATTTATGCCAGCAGTAATGGCAAATCTTTTATTTTTACGATGTATTTATAGTAGCATACTCACCTTACTAGAACCATGGCGTCGTTCTGCTCACAAGTAAGCCAAACAAATACACTTGGATTGTTACATCCAAGTGCATGTATACTTTTTGTTACATATTTCTTCTATATTGTCCGCCTACTTCATATAACGCTTGCGTAATTTGACCAAGACTTGCCACTTTCACCGTCTCCATAAGCTCTGCAAATATATTTCCTTCACTTACTGCTACTTTTTTCAAGCGAGTAAGAGCAGCATCAGCAATATCTTCATGCTTCATCTGGAATTGTTGTAAGTTTTGAATTTGTGTTTGCTTTTCTTCTTCGGTAGAACGAGCAATCTCAAGCTGATCTATGTCTTCCTCTGACGGTGGATTAGGATTTTTATACGTGTTCACTCCGATAATTGGTAGCTCCCCTGTGTGCTTTTTCATCTCATAAAACATTGATTCATCTTGAATTTTACCACGTTGATACTGCATCTCCATCGCACTTAACACGCCACCACGGTCATTAATACGGTCAAACTCAGCAAGAACAGCCTCTTCTACTAAATCCGTTAACTCTTCCACAATAAATGAGCCTTGTAATGGATTTTCATTTTTCGATAATCCATGTTCTTTTGTGATAATTAATTGGATAGCCATGGCGCGACGGACTGATTCTTCTGTTGGTGTTGTAATAGCTTCATCGTACGCGTTCGTATGCAACGAATTACAATTATCTTGTAGGGCCATTAATGCCTGTAATGTTGTACGAATATCGTTAAAGTCAATTTCCTGCGCATGCAGCGAGCGTCCTGATGTTTGAATGTGATATTTAAGCTTTTGACTTCTTTCATTCGCACCATACTTATCACGCATAACCGTAGCCCAAATACGACGTGCTACTCGACCAATCACAGTATATTCTGGGTCTAATCCGTTACTAAAGAAAAACGAGAGGTTTGGTGCAAAGTCATCAATATGCATACCACGACTTAAGTAATATTCTACATACGTAAAACCATTAGCTAGTGTAAACGCGAGCTGTGTAATCGGGTTAGCGCCCGCTTCCGCGATATGATAGCCAGATATGGAAACAGAATAGTAATTACGGACTTTATGGTCGATAAAATACTGCTGAATATCCCCCATCATTCGTAACGCAAACTCAGTTGAGAAAATGCATGTATTTTGTCCTTGGTCTTCTTTTAAAATATCGGCTTGCACAGTTCCACGAACAGTTTGCAATGTATATGCCTTCACTTCGTCTAGCTCTTGCTCAGTTAAAGAACGGCCAAGCTCTTCTTCCCGAGCATGAATCTGCTGGATAATCGCTGTGTTCATAAACATCGCTAGTACAATTGGCGCGGGACCATTTATTGTCATTGAGACAGAGGTGGAAGGATGACATAAATCAAAGCCGGCATAAAGTTTATTCATATCGTCAAGCGTACATACACTTACACCACTATTGCCAACTTTCCCATATATGTCTGGTCGAATAGCAGGATCTTCGCCGTACAGTGTTACTGAATCAAACGCTGTACTTAAGCGCTTCGCCGAGTCATTTTGGCACAAATAATGAAATCGCCTATTGGTTCGTTCTGGCGTCCCTTCTCCTGCAAATTGGCGCTTAGGGTCTTCGCCTTGACGTTTAAATGGAAATACACCCGCTGTGTAAGGGAACTTTCCTGGTACGTTTTCTTTATACACCCACCGAAGAATTTCACCGTAATCAACAAAGCCCGGCAAGCTAATTTTACGAATAGATAAACCTGATAAGCTTTTTGTTTTTAACTCGGTCACGATCTCTTTATCTCGTATTTTTGTTATATACTGATCCGCTGAATAGCGTTCTTTTTCCTCTGCCCATGTCGCTAAAATCCGACGAGATTCTCCAGATAATTTAGCTTGAAACTCGTCTTTTATGGCTTGTAGTGATGCGACAACATCATCATTCATTTCACGCTGACGTAATTCAGCAAGCGCTCCTTCTATTTGAAAAAGTCTTCGTGCCATTTCAACCTGCTGTATGGCTACCTTATGATACTTACGAACCGTTTCAGCAATTTCTCGTAAGTAGTAGCGACGATCGACCGGTATGATGACATTTTGTTTTTCTACGAGCTTTTTCATAAGCGGATACGACGTTTCCCATTGCGTGCCCGCTTTGTCGTTCACAGCTGCCACTAAGGCTGCAAACAACGTATTAGTGCCTGGATCGTTAAATTGGCTTGCAATCGTGCCGTATACGGGCATATCATCTAGTTCTTTGTCAAACAGCATGCGGCTGCGCTGGTATTGCTTTTGAACTTGGCGTTTCGCATCCTCTGAGCCTTTGCGTTCAAATTTATTGATGACAATAATATCAGCAAAATCTAACATATCAATTTTTTCAAGCTGGGAAGGTGCGCCAAACTCGCTCGTCATGACATACATACTTAGATCACAAATTTCATGAATACCCGCATCTCCTTGCCCAATTCCACTTGTCTCGACAATAATAAGATCATATCCCGCTGCTTTTACAACTTGGATCGCATCTGAAATAGCAAGCGACAACTCTGAACGTGACCCTCGTGTAGCAAGGCTTCGCATAAAAACACGGTCATTGAAAATTGCATTCATACGAATACGGTCCCCAAGAAGAGCTCCGCCTGTTTTTTGCTTTGTTGGATCAATTGATAATATGGCGACATGCTTTTCAGGAAATTCTTGTAGAAATCGGCGAACAAGCTCATCTGTTAAAGAGCTTTTACCCGCTCCTCCCGTACCTGTAATACCGAGCACGGGAATTGTTTTATTTTCAGTTTTCATATCTCGTAATATAGTAGCGGCGGTTTCTGCATTCGTAGTGTATTGATTTTCCGCTAGTGTAATTAATTTGGCAATCGTTCCGTGGTCCTTTGTTGACCAGCGAGACGTACTATCGAGTTTATCCACTGTTGAGAAATCGCACTCTTCTAGCATGATATTAATCATGCCTTGTAATCCGTGCTCACGACCGTCCTCTGGGGAGAAGATGCGTGCAATCCCATAGTTATGCAGTTCGCGGATTTCCTTAGGGATAATAACACCACCACCGCCACCATAAATTCGAATATGACTTGCACCTTTTTCCTTTAACAAATCATACATATATTTAAAATATTCGACATGACCACCTTGGTATGAAGAAATGGCAATACCTTGGACATCCTCCTGAATTGCCGCATTGACGACTTCTTCTACTGAGCGGTTGTGTCCTAGATGAATAACCTCTGCACCACTCGCTTGTAAAATGCGGCGCATAATATTAATGGACGCATCGTGACCATCAAATAAACTCGAAGCTGTTACAAATCGAATCGGATGTTTCGGTCGATAGACATTCGTCTCCTGCATCTAAATCCCCCTTTGCTTTGTTAATACTTAGTTGCCAGCCGTGCTAGTTATCGATGCGGTGCATGTTTTGCATGTTCTAGCTTAAACGTAGACGTTTAGCGTGACGTATGAACGTTGTTTGGTACGATGCACACCCGGTTTGGTGCGATGCACACCCTGTTTGGTGCGGTACACACCCTGTTTGGTGCGATGCACACCTTGTTTGGTGCGATGCACATCCTGTTTGGTGCGATGCACACCCTGTTTGGTGCGATTCACAACCTGTTTGGTGCGATGCACACCCTGTTTGGTGCGATGCACACTTGGTTTGGTGCGATGCACACCCTGTTTGGTGCGATGCACACCCTGTTTGGTGCGATTCACACCCTGTTTGGTGCGATGCACATCCTGTTTGGTGCGATGCACACCCTGTTTGGTGCGATTCACAACCTGTTTGGTGCGATGCACACCCTGTTTGGTGCGATGCACACCCGGTTTGGTGCGATGCACACCCGGTTTGGTGCGGTGCACACCCGGTTTGGTGCGATGCACACCTTGTTTGGTGCGATGCACACCCGGTTTGGTGCGATGCACACCCTGTTTGGTGCGATGCACACCCTGTTTGGTGCGATGCACACCCTGTTTGGTGCGATGCACACCCGGTTTGGTGCGATGCACACCCTGTTTGGTGCGATGCACACCCTGTTTGGTGCGATGCACACCCTGTTTGGTGCGATGCACACCCTGTTTGGTGCGGTGCACACCCTGTTTGGTGCGGTGCACACCCTGTTTGGTGCGATGCACACTTGGTAGCATCGATTTCTATTAGCAACTCGTTGCGTTCGTTACATCTGAAACTAAGTTTGATGCAAATTCACGTTCTTACCCCTTTTATAAATCTATTTCTCTTTAAACACTGCATTCTTTGGTTAATAAATTGGTTTGAAGTTCGATATATTGCTCAAGTGTATACTCTCTCTGAAGTGCCCATCTTCGAAAGGCCCACATCTGCCCTTGAACAAATATGTTGTGAGCTAAAATATGAACGTCTTGTTTGTCTAAAGCTAGCTCACCATTATCGACACACGCTTGTAGCACATTCTCAAACATCGCGACCATTTCTAATTCTTTTTTCAACACGTATGGCAACGCATCTTTTGATAACGATTTTGCCTCCTGATACATAACGAGCACTTCATCCTGCATATCATGGCACACTGTAAAATAGTAGCGAATCGCAAGCTTTAAATTGTCTAATGTACCGTTAGCATGATCGATTTCTTTTTCGAGTCGATTACGTACCTCGTCATAAATGCTATCGCACACTAAGTAAAGCACATCTTCTTTTTTGCGAATATACTCATACAGTGTACCGATGCTAAAGCCTGACGCTTTTGCAATTTCTCGCGTTGTGGTGCGGTGAAAGCCTTTATCTTTAAAAAGATTAATAGCCCCTTTGATCATTTGATTCCGCCGTTTTTTCACAAGCTGTTCGTCCTTCACAGAAGCCGGTACCTCTTGCTTTTTCACAGTCCCACATCCTACTTCTATTTCGTAAGCATACGCGAAATAACAAGACGCTGTATTTCTTGTGTGCCTTCATAAATCTGGGTAATTTTCGCATCACGCATGTAACGCTCGACAGGATAATCCTTTGTATATCCGTAGCCTCCGAATACTTGCACAGCATCCGTTGTGACCTTCATCGCTGTATCTCCCGCAAACAGTTTGCTCATCGCTGACTCTAAACCGTATGATAAGCCATTTGATTCATTCCAGGCAGCTTGATAGGTTAGTAGTCTAGACGCCTCGACACTTGTTGCCATGTCAGCTAGTTTAAAGCCTACACCTTGCTGAGCGGCAATTGGCTTACCAAACTGGACGCGCTCCTTAGCGTATGCAACCGCAGCGTCAAGCGCACCTTGCGCAATGCCTACAGCTTGTGCCGCGATCCCGTTTCGACCTCCGTCAAGTGTCATCATCGCAATTTTGAAGCCTTCTCCCTCGTTTCCTAGTAAGTTCTCTTTAGGAACTCTTACTTGGTCAAAAATTAGCTCTGTTGTTGGCGATGAGCGAATACCTAGTTTTTTCTCCTTTTTCCCTACAGAAAACCCTTCCATTTCTTTTTCTAAAATAAAGGCACTAATGCCCTTTGCACCTTTTTCAGCGTCTGTAATCGCAAATACAAGGTAAATATCTGCTACGCCTCCATTTGTAATCCATACTTTTGAACCGTTTAAAATGTAATAATCCCCATCTAGTACAGCTCTTGTTTTCATGGACGAAACGTCTGATCCTGCTCCAGGCTCTGACAAACCAAAGGCCCCGAGCTTTTCTCCTTGCGCTAACGGTTTTAAATATTTCTGCTTTTGCTCTTCTGTTCCGAATTTAAATAGCGGCCAGCTTGCTAGTGAGATATGTGCTGATAGCGTTACACCTGTTGATGCACAAACGCGTGATAGTTCTTCAACCGTAATACAATAGCTTACAAAATCCATCCCCGCTCCACCGTACTCTTCAGGCCACGGAATTCCTGTCAAACCCAGTTCTGCCATCTTCGTAAAAATATCACGATCAAATCTCTCTTCCTCATCACGCTCAGCAGCTGTTGGTTCTACCTCATTTTTCGCAAAATCACGTACCATTTTTCGTAGCATATCTTGCTCTTCTGTTAATCTAAAGTTCATTTCCAATTCCCTCCTCTATTTTGTTAAATACCTTGAAATCACAAGACGTTGTATTTCGCTAGTGCCTTCGTATATTTCGCATACCTTCGCATCGCGGAAGTAGCGTTCAACAGGATAATCCTCTGTATAGCCGTTACCTCCCAAAATTTGAACAGCGTCAATAGCAGTATCCATCGCGGTTTTCGCGGCAAACAATTTAGCCATCGATGCTTGTTCCCCGCAAGGTACATCCTCTGTTTTTAAATAAGCTGCTTGATAGACTAATAGTTTGCTAGCTTCAACGGCAGTTGCCATATCAGCTAACTTAAAGCCTACCCCTTGTTGGGCAGCTATAGGTTTACCAAATTGTACGCGTTCCTTTGCATAATGCGTCGCAGCCTGCAAGGCAGCCTCAGCTATCCCTAACGATTGTGCCGCAATACCAATGCGACCTACATCAAGGTTAGCCATTGCAATTTTAAAGCCATCGCCCTCGTTGCCAAGTAAGTTCGCAGCAGGAATTCGCATATTATCAAACGTTAACTGCACTGTACGGGACCCATGAAGTCCCATCTTTTTTTCATCCTTGCCGATAATAAGGCCAGGGGTGTTTTTTTCCACGATAAAAGCAGAAATGTCGTTGTCCGTTCTAGCAAAGACAATATACGTATCTGCTTCACCACCATTTGTGATAAATACTTTGCTTCCGTTGATAATATAGGCATCACCCTGTTTTATAGCTTTTGTTTTCAAGCTCGCAGCATCAGAGCCCGCGCCTGGTTCTGTTAAGCAAAAAGCACCTAAGAACTTCCCACTAGCCAGTTTGGTCACATAATTTTGCTTTTGTTCCTCTGTTCCAAAATAAAGAATAGGATTGGTGCCAACAGACGTATGCACTGATAAAATTACTCCAAGAGTGGCACTCACCTTTGATAGCTCATGAATCGCAATAATATAAGAGGTGAAATCCATCCCTGCTCCGCCATACTGTTCAGGTATTGTAATGCCCATTAAGCCAAGGTCAGCCATTTTCCTTACAATTTCCCGAGGAAATTCACCCTGTTCCATCCGCTCTACTATGGGGGCGACCTCTGTTGCAGCAAAATCACGTACCATCGCTCGCATCATTTGCTGTTCTTCGGTGAAGTTGAAGTTCACGTTCGTCCCTCCTCATACACATAAAAGCCACGCCCTGATTTGCGACCGAGCCAGCCTGCTTTTACATATTTTCGTAGAAGTGGACACGGGCGATATTTGTCATCACCAAAGCCTTCATGGAGCGTTTCCATAATATATAAGCACGTATCTAAACCGATGAAATCAGCTAGAGTAAGTGGGCCCATTGGGTGATTCATACCAAGCTTCATGACATCATCTATTGCTTCTTTTGTGGCCACACCTTCATATAACGTGTAAATGGCTTCGTTAATCATCGGCATTAAAATGCGATTCGAAACGAACCCTGGGAAATCATTTACTTCAACTGGTACTTTTTGTAGTTGCTTTGTTATATATTCAATTGTTTCGTACACTTCATCAGTTGTTGCAAGACCACGAATAATCTCGACCAATCGCATAACTGGTACTGGGTTCATAAAGTGCATGCCAATTACTTGTTGAGGGCGCTTTGTCGCCGCAGCAATTTCCGTGATTGGTAGTGACGATGTGTTCGTTGCTAAAATAGCATGTTCCGGTGCTATTTTATCTAAATTAGCAAATAGCTTTGCTTTTATATCGAGATTCTCCACAGCCGCCTCGACAACCAAGTCCACATCACTAGCTGAAGTGAGATTTGTCGAAGGTGTTATTTGAGATAAAATAGATGTTACAGCCTGTTCTGTTAATTTCCCTTTGTCTACTTGTCGCTTTAGATTTTTAGTAATTGTCATTATACCGCGGTCAACATACTCTTCTTTCAAATCGTGTAACACAACGTGAAAGCCAGCGGCCGCAAACACTTGTGCAATTCCAGAACCCATCTGCCCTGCGCCAATAACCATAACCTTTTGTACGACCATTCATTTATCCCCCTATTGTTCTTTGCTAAAATGGCAACCTGACTTGTACGTCACCCTTTTTATACCTTTTATAAAATGAAATCACCTTCAGGACTTAGTGCACTATTGACCTTAGCTGCAACGGCATTACCTTGAGATCACTTAGTGCACTTTTCCACCTTGATCAAAATCGCATCTCCTTGAGATCACTTAGTGCACTTGCATCTTGTTCAAAATCGTATCTCCTTAAGATCACTTAGCGTGCTATTCCACCTTAATCAGTATCGCATCTCCTTGCCCGCCACCAGAGCATATTGCCGCGATCCCATATCCTCCGCCTCGTCTTGTAAGCTCATTGATTAGTGTTAAAATGATGCGCGTGCCACTAGCTCCTATCGGATGCCCTAACGCAACGGCTCCCCCGTTTACATTTACTTTTTCAGCATCAAGCTTTGCTATTTGTATACTAGCTAATGCTACAGCAGCGAACGCTTCATTAATTTCATATAAATCGATATCCGCAGCGGTTTTATTTACTTTTTGTAAAAGCTTATTGATAACTAGCCCTGGTGTTTGCGGAAAATCCTTCGCTTCTACAGCTAACGACGTGTGCGCCTCAATAGTTGCAAGTGGCTTGAGACCTCGCTTCGCAGCTTCCTCTTCACTCATTAATACAAATGCCCCTGCCCCATCGTTGACACCCGGGGCATTGCCAGCTGTAATCGTACCTGATGAACCGAACACTGGCTTTAATTTGGCTAATGATTCAAGGTTTGTATTCTTACGTGGTGCTTCATCGTGTTCGAATATGATTGCAGGTTCTTTTCGTTGCTGAATTTCAACAGGTGTTATTTCTTTTGCGAATACTCCGCTTTCAATGGCCTGTATAGCACGCTCGTGACTTCGGTATGCCCATTCATCCTGCTGTTCACGGCTGATGTCGAACTCCTCAGCTGTTGTGTTTCCGTACGTTCCCATATGAACACCTGTAAAGCTACAAGTTAGTCCGTCGTATATCATTAAGTCCTTCATTGCGCTATCACCCATACGCAGCCCCCAGCGAGCATTTGGCACGATGTAAGGCGCTTGACTCATAGACTCCATACCGCCTGCCACAATGACAGTCTCATCTCCGGCGCGGATGATTTGATCTGCCAGTGTCACGCTGCGCATCCCAGATGCACACACTTTATTAATCGTTTCTGTTTTCACATTCCACGGTAGACCCCCGTGGCGTGCCGCCTGTCGAGACGGGATTTGCCCTTGTCCTCCTTGCAGAACAGAGCCGATAATGACCTCATCAATGTCTTCAGGCTGTAAGTTTGCTCGCTTGACCGCTTCTTTAATAACTATGCCGCCCAGCTCAGGTGCTGTTACATCTTTCAGTGTTCCTCCAAATCTTCCGAATGGCGTGCGAATTCCACTTACAATTACCGTCTTCCCCATTGCATTTCCCCCTTGTTTTTCCGTTTCGTACTTTTCAGTTAGGTTGTTTTGTGACTGAACGCTCGCTCAGAGGTTTATCAGAAAGATAGACGTTGTAAAATGTGCGGATACAACGTCTAAACTTTGATTGTGTTATATGTGGTTTGTTTATCGTTTTAGCGTGTGTGAGTATATGCATAAAACTGAATCAATCATCTGCCTCGCTATCTTATGCGTGAATTTTATGGGTTTATGCGTATTTTTTTTGCATTTATGCGTGAAATTTATGGGTTTATGCGCGAATTTTTGACGTTTATGCGTAAAATCGGTGTGTTTATGCGTATTTTCTGCTGGCAGCCGCTTCCGCAGCAACACTAACGAACCAGATTTTACACACATAGCATGCGTTACGCGCAAATCCCCTTTTATTTGCGCGCAACCTCCTATCATTCTCTGTATCTACTATTTTATGAAGCTTCGCCAAACACAGATTTAGCTAAAACCTCTGCGACATCCATTGTTGAGACGGATTCTTCGACTTCTTTTGCTTTTGTACCGTCGCTAAGCATTGTTAAACAGTATGGACAGCCGGAGCTAATCATCGTTGGTGATACAGCAAGAGCTTGCTCTGTTCGGGCGACGTTAACGCGGGTACCAGATGTTTCCTCCATCCACATGAGACCGCCGCCAGCACCACAGCACATTCCATTTTGACGATTTCGTTCCATCTCAATTAGCTTCACGCCCGGAATACTCTTTAATATTTCTCGTGGTGGCTCATACACTTCGTTATAACGACCTAAGTAGCATGAATCATGGAAGGTAATAGTTTCGTTTATTTCATGCTTTGGTTGTATACGGCCTTCTTTCACTAACTGAGCTAATACCTCAGTATGGTGATACACTTCTACCTCAAGTCCGAAGTCCGGATATTCATTTTTAAATGTGTTGTATGCATGCGGGTCGATTGTTACTATTTTTTTCACGCCAGCTTTTTCAAACTCAGCGATATTGTTTGTCACTAGTTCTTGATATAAAAATTCATTTCCGATACGGCGAGGTGTGTCGCCTGAGTTTTTCTCTTTATTGCCAAGAATCGCGAACTTGACGCCTGCTTCATTTAACAATTTCGCAAATGCAACCGCGATCTTTTGACTACGATTATCGAATGCACCCATTGAGCCAACCCAAAATAAATATTCAAATTCTTCGTCAGCTTTCTTCATTTCTTTAACAGTTGGGATGCTTACATCCTCAGCAGCTTCACGCCATTTTTCTTTTTCTTTACGGTTAAGACCCCACGGATTACCTTGACGCTCTATGTTTGTCATCGCACGCTGAGCATCAGCATCAAGCTTCCCTTCTGTTAATACAAGATAACGACGTAAATCAATAATTTTATCAACGTGTTCGTTCATAACCGGACATTGATCCTCACAGTTACGACACGTTGTACAAGCCCATATTTCTTCTTCTGTAATAACATCCCCAATAAGTGAAGGATTGTAGGCTAACGAAGCTGCCGATTCCTGTGCGCCTGCCCCTGCTCCTGCTACGGCAAGCTGATTTCCTAACGTATCCTTGAAAGCGAATGTAGGAACCCAAGGAGCTTGAGATGTTATTGCGGCACCTTTATCCGTTAGATGATCACGAAGCTTCAAAATTAAGTCCATCGGCGAGAGCATTTTCCCCGTGCCGGTGGCTGGACACATATTCGTACAACGTCCACACTCGACACAAGCATATAAATCAATTAGCTGTAACTGTGTAAAATCTTCAATTTTACCAACACCGAATGTTTCTTGTGTTTCATCTTCAAAATCAATTTTTTCCAGCTTACCAGGGTTTGTTAGTCTGTTAAAATACACGTTTGCTGGTCCCGCTATAAGATGCGCATGCTTACTTTGTGGGACATACACTAAAAATGCTAGCAACGCAAACAAATGAATCCACCAAGCTATGTAGAACACAACAATAGAAGCTGTTGTTCCTATCCCTTGGAGAAGAAACGCAAAAACGGATGCAACTGGTTCGCTCATTAATAAGCCTTCTCCATGCCAAACAAGGCCCGCGCCATTCCCCACTAGTACTGACAGCATAAGTGTCCCGATGAAAATAAGAACGAGTCCTGACTTAAAGCCGCGCTTTAAGCGAACTAGCTTTTCAATGTAGCGGCGATAAAACGCCCAAACAACAGCTATTAATATAACTAGCGTTACGATTTCTTGGAAAAACGTGAAAGCAGGATACAGCGGTCCCAACGGTAAATGACTGCCTGGCGCTAATCCTTTCCAAATGAAATCAATCGCACCGAACTGGACAAGTATAAAGCCATAAAAAAACATAACGTGTATGGCGCCGCTCTTTTTATCTTTTAAAAGCTTCTTCTGGCCAAACACGTTTACCCATACTTTGTCCCAACGCTCTTTAAATTTCTGCTCA from Bacillus sp. HMF5848 includes these protein-coding regions:
- a CDS encoding 3-hydroxybutyryl-CoA dehydrogenase, whose amino-acid sequence is MVVQKVMVIGAGQMGSGIAQVFAAAGFHVVLHDLKEEYVDRGIMTITKNLKRQVDKGKLTEQAVTSILSQITPSTNLTSASDVDLVVEAAVENLDIKAKLFANLDKIAPEHAILATNTSSLPITEIAAATKRPQQVIGMHFMNPVPVMRLVEIIRGLATTDEVYETIEYITKQLQKVPVEVNDFPGFVSNRILMPMINEAIYTLYEGVATKEAIDDVMKLGMNHPMGPLTLADFIGLDTCLYIMETLHEGFGDDKYRPCPLLRKYVKAGWLGRKSGRGFYVYEEGRT
- a CDS encoding acyl-CoA dehydrogenase — translated: MNFNFTEEQQMMRAMVRDFAATEVAPIVERMEQGEFPREIVRKMADLGLMGITIPEQYGGAGMDFTSYIIAIHELSKVSATLGVILSVHTSVGTNPILYFGTEEQKQNYVTKLASGKFLGAFCLTEPGAGSDAASLKTKAIKQGDAYIINGSKVFITNGGEADTYIVFARTDNDISAFIVEKNTPGLIIGKDEKKMGLHGSRTVQLTFDNMRIPAANLLGNEGDGFKIAMANLDVGRIGIAAQSLGIAEAALQAATHYAKERVQFGKPIAAQQGVGFKLADMATAVEASKLLVYQAAYLKTEDVPCGEQASMAKLFAAKTAMDTAIDAVQILGGNGYTEDYPVERYFRDAKVCEIYEGTSEIQRLVISRYLTK
- the icmF gene encoding fused isobutyryl-CoA mutase/GTPase IcmF, with translation MQETNVYRPKHPIRFVTASSLFDGHDASINIMRRILQASGAEVIHLGHNRSVEEVVNAAIQEDVQGIAISSYQGGHVEYFKYMYDLLKEKGASHIRIYGGGGGVIIPKEIRELHNYGIARIFSPEDGREHGLQGMINIMLEECDFSTVDKLDSTSRWSTKDHGTIAKLITLAENQYTTNAETAATILRDMKTENKTIPVLGITGTGGAGKSSLTDELVRRFLQEFPEKHVAILSIDPTKQKTGGALLGDRIRMNAIFNDRVFMRSLATRGSRSELSLAISDAIQVVKAAGYDLIIVETSGIGQGDAGIHEICDLSMYVMTSEFGAPSQLEKIDMLDFADIIVINKFERKGSEDAKRQVQKQYQRSRMLFDKELDDMPVYGTIASQFNDPGTNTLFAALVAAVNDKAGTQWETSYPLMKKLVEKQNVIIPVDRRYYLREIAETVRKYHKVAIQQVEMARRLFQIEGALAELRQREMNDDVVASLQAIKDEFQAKLSGESRRILATWAEEKERYSADQYITKIRDKEIVTELKTKSLSGLSIRKISLPGFVDYGEILRWVYKENVPGKFPYTAGVFPFKRQGEDPKRQFAGEGTPERTNRRFHYLCQNDSAKRLSTAFDSVTLYGEDPAIRPDIYGKVGNSGVSVCTLDDMNKLYAGFDLCHPSTSVSMTINGPAPIVLAMFMNTAIIQQIHAREEELGRSLTEQELDEVKAYTLQTVRGTVQADILKEDQGQNTCIFSTEFALRMMGDIQQYFIDHKVRNYYSVSISGYHIAEAGANPITQLAFTLANGFTYVEYYLSRGMHIDDFAPNLSFFFSNGLDPEYTVIGRVARRIWATVMRDKYGANERSQKLKYHIQTSGRSLHAQEIDFNDIRTTLQALMALQDNCNSLHTNAYDEAITTPTEESVRRAMAIQLIITKEHGLSKNENPLQGSFIVEELTDLVEEAVLAEFDRINDRGGVLSAMEMQYQRGKIQDESMFYEMKKHTGELPIIGVNTYKNPNPPSEEDIDQLEIARSTEEEKQTQIQNLQQFQMKHEDIADAALTRLKKVAVSEGNIFAELMETVKVASLGQITQALYEVGGQYRRNM
- a CDS encoding TetR/AcrR family transcriptional regulator, encoding MKKQEVPASVKDEQLVKKRRNQMIKGAINLFKDKGFHRTTTREIAKASGFSIGTLYEYIRKKEDVLYLVCDSIYDEVRNRLEKEIDHANGTLDNLKLAIRYYFTVCHDMQDEVLVMYQEAKSLSKDALPYVLKKELEMVAMFENVLQACVDNGELALDKQDVHILAHNIFVQGQMWAFRRWALQREYTLEQYIELQTNLLTKECSV
- a CDS encoding acyl-CoA dehydrogenase, with the protein product MNFRLTEEQDMLRKMVRDFAKNEVEPTAAERDEEERFDRDIFTKMAELGLTGIPWPEEYGGAGMDFVSYCITVEELSRVCASTGVTLSAHISLASWPLFKFGTEEQKQKYLKPLAQGEKLGAFGLSEPGAGSDVSSMKTRAVLDGDYYILNGSKVWITNGGVADIYLVFAITDAEKGAKGISAFILEKEMEGFSVGKKEKKLGIRSSPTTELIFDQVRVPKENLLGNEGEGFKIAMMTLDGGRNGIAAQAVGIAQGALDAAVAYAKERVQFGKPIAAQQGVGFKLADMATSVEASRLLTYQAAWNESNGLSYGLESAMSKLFAGDTAMKVTTDAVQVFGGYGYTKDYPVERYMRDAKITQIYEGTQEIQRLVISRMLTK
- the rpoE gene encoding DNA-directed RNA polymerase subunit delta, whose product is MSLKQYSEEQLKEISLVELIYLVLEDKGQAVSFNDLLAEVTAMAGLTEDQVRSKVAQLYTDVNIDGRFISIGDNRWGLRSWYPYNQIEEETTPTIRPKKKKKRVEDEDEFDDVDVDVDDFDEIEEDDLDFDDEDDDEVIEDEDDDDADDDDADDDDFEEDIVEDEVFDLDEDEDEEEEDLSLDELAEEEAEEFEEDEDDL